The following coding sequences are from one Shewanella violacea DSS12 window:
- the hemA gene encoding glutamyl-tRNA reductase, giving the protein MTLVAIGINHKTATVDLREKVAFSPDKIHDAMKSLASRTKTGEAVIISTCNRTELYTNNADESEVVRWLEEYHQVSHEEIASCLYKYQGQAVVQHLMRVSSGLDSLILGEPQILGQVKQSFAKAKEAGTVAITMDRMFQNTFSVAKKVRTETEIGAAAVSVAFAAVSMAKHIFSALSATKVLLIGAGETIELVARHLKDSGVDSMIVANRTLSRAQGMCEEFGATAITLEQIPDFLPQADIVISSTASPLPILGKGMVEKALKQRRHQPMLLVDIAVPRDIESQVAELDDAFLYTVDDLHSIIEQNMASRREAAEQAEIIAEEESHLFMEWVRSLESVDSIREYRSQSMAIKDELVERAIKKLAQGGDSEQLLLELANKLTNKLIHAPTQALTAASRQGDLNSIGQLRTALGLDKN; this is encoded by the coding sequence ATGACCCTTGTAGCAATCGGTATTAATCACAAAACAGCCACGGTTGACCTGCGTGAAAAGGTCGCGTTTTCTCCAGATAAAATTCATGATGCAATGAAAAGTCTGGCGAGTCGTACTAAGACCGGCGAAGCTGTGATCATTTCAACCTGTAACCGTACTGAGCTGTATACCAATAACGCAGATGAATCTGAGGTCGTGCGCTGGCTGGAAGAATATCACCAAGTCTCCCACGAAGAAATTGCGTCTTGCCTGTACAAATACCAAGGTCAAGCTGTGGTACAGCACTTGATGCGTGTTTCATCGGGATTAGATTCACTTATTCTTGGCGAGCCGCAAATCTTGGGTCAGGTAAAGCAATCATTTGCTAAGGCAAAAGAAGCCGGAACGGTTGCCATCACCATGGACCGTATGTTTCAAAATACTTTCTCGGTAGCCAAGAAAGTCAGAACTGAAACCGAGATCGGTGCCGCCGCTGTGTCTGTTGCATTTGCAGCCGTGAGTATGGCTAAACATATCTTCTCAGCATTGAGTGCGACGAAAGTCTTGCTAATTGGTGCCGGGGAGACAATCGAACTGGTTGCCAGACATTTAAAAGATTCCGGTGTTGACTCTATGATAGTGGCCAACCGCACACTCTCACGCGCCCAAGGCATGTGTGAGGAGTTCGGTGCAACGGCTATCACACTTGAGCAGATCCCTGATTTTCTCCCTCAGGCCGATATCGTGATATCATCTACCGCGAGTCCATTACCGATACTCGGTAAAGGCATGGTAGAAAAAGCGCTGAAGCAGCGTCGTCATCAGCCTATGTTATTGGTTGATATAGCAGTTCCTCGAGATATTGAATCCCAGGTGGCCGAGCTTGACGATGCTTTCCTCTACACAGTGGATGACCTGCACAGCATCATAGAACAGAATATGGCCTCAAGAAGAGAGGCTGCCGAGCAAGCTGAGATAATTGCAGAAGAAGAGTCACATCTTTTCATGGAATGGGTCCGCTCATTAGAGTCGGTAGACAGTATCCGTGAATATCGCAGCCAAAGCATGGCGATAAAAGATGAGCTAGTTGAGCGAGCAATTAAAAAGTTAGCCCAAGGGGGAGATAGCGAACAACTGCTACTCGAACTCGCAAATAAGTTAACTAATAAATTGATCCATGCACCAACTCAAGCCTTGACTGCAGCTAGCCGCCAAGGTGATCTTAATAGCATTGGCCAGCTCAGAACTGCGCTCGGATTAGATAAAAACTAA